One Thermococcus eurythermalis DNA segment encodes these proteins:
- a CDS encoding DmpA family aminopeptidase, with protein MKAPELGIKIGVFEHGKRNSIADLGVRVGHVTLIEGDDVRTGVTVLLPPVKNPFKEKLFASTFVMNGFSKPIGFVQVDELGYIETPIALTNTLSVYTVASAMVKHMIELNPDLKSVSPVVMECNDSYLNNIRKMAVREEHYFEAVKNASLDFEEGAVGAGTGMSAFEFKGGIGSSSRVVEIGGEEYTVASLVLANFGRREDLTIAGVPVGLELKDYPGRGPSAKGSISMVVATDAPLTARGLKRVAKRAVVGLARTGGYAYHGSGDVVLAFSTAQTAPLDKEPHLLSFLPDNALSRLFKATAEATEEAIINALLQARTVEGNGHVRYALPIDNVKEILSKYNRIQLDTQAV; from the coding sequence ATGAAGGCCCCGGAGCTGGGCATAAAGATAGGCGTTTTCGAGCACGGAAAGAGGAACTCGATAGCCGACCTGGGAGTCAGGGTCGGCCACGTAACCCTCATCGAGGGCGACGACGTGAGGACTGGGGTTACTGTCCTGCTCCCGCCGGTGAAGAACCCCTTCAAGGAAAAGCTCTTTGCCTCGACCTTCGTCATGAACGGCTTCTCAAAGCCAATAGGCTTCGTCCAGGTCGATGAGCTCGGCTACATTGAGACGCCGATAGCCCTAACCAACACGCTGAGCGTCTACACGGTCGCAAGCGCGATGGTAAAGCACATGATTGAGCTCAACCCAGACCTGAAGAGCGTCTCTCCGGTCGTGATGGAGTGCAACGACTCCTACCTCAACAACATCAGGAAGATGGCCGTCAGGGAGGAGCACTACTTCGAGGCCGTCAAAAACGCGAGCCTTGACTTTGAGGAAGGTGCCGTTGGTGCTGGAACCGGAATGAGCGCCTTCGAGTTCAAGGGCGGAATAGGCTCTTCCTCACGGGTCGTCGAAATCGGCGGCGAGGAGTACACGGTCGCGTCGCTCGTCCTGGCGAACTTCGGCAGGAGGGAAGACCTCACAATAGCCGGCGTCCCCGTCGGCCTTGAGCTGAAGGACTACCCCGGAAGGGGGCCCTCCGCGAAGGGCAGCATCTCGATGGTGGTGGCAACGGACGCGCCCCTGACCGCGAGGGGGCTGAAGAGGGTCGCGAAAAGGGCAGTTGTCGGCCTCGCGAGAACCGGCGGCTACGCGTACCACGGGAGCGGGGACGTAGTCCTTGCCTTCTCAACGGCGCAGACGGCCCCGCTGGATAAAGAGCCCCACCTGCTCAGTTTCCTGCCCGACAACGCCCTCAGCAGGCTCTTCAAGGCAACCGCCGAGGCGACTGAGGAGGCCATAATCAACGCGCTTCTCCAGGCGAGAACGGTTGAGGGCAACGGACACGTGAGGTACGCTTTGCCCATTGACAATGTCAAGGAGATACTATCAAAATATAACCGGATTCAGTTGGACACCCAGGCGGTTTAG
- a CDS encoding ABC transporter ATP-binding protein: MVSVELRGVSKRWDNFELQVDLSARDGEFLTLLGPSGCGKTTTLRIIAGLERPDSGRVFFDGKDVTDLEPYERNIGIVFQDYALFPHMTVFKNVAFGLEMRKVSKVEIERKVRWALELVGLEGFENRYPEQLSGGQQQRVALARALVVEPEVLLLDEPLSNLDAKIRERLRAEIRRIQRELGITTIYVTHDQEEMAVSDRIAVMNVGRVEQIGEPLELYYHPKTEFVARFLGISNILELDAENGVARLGGIEFNVGVDGKVRVFFRPESVLVTPGGDARVTGYELLPGRIRLYLDVEGHTIIAERPLPDLPFEPHSVPHKVGLVVRSFSLLTL, translated from the coding sequence ATGGTGAGTGTTGAGTTACGGGGCGTGAGCAAGCGCTGGGACAACTTCGAGCTTCAGGTTGATCTCTCAGCCCGGGACGGCGAGTTCCTGACGCTTCTCGGCCCGAGCGGGTGTGGAAAAACGACGACCCTCAGGATAATAGCCGGCCTCGAAAGGCCCGACTCTGGGAGGGTCTTCTTCGACGGGAAGGACGTCACTGACCTTGAGCCCTACGAGAGGAACATCGGCATCGTCTTTCAGGACTACGCCCTTTTCCCGCACATGACGGTGTTCAAGAACGTCGCTTTTGGGCTGGAGATGAGGAAGGTATCTAAGGTGGAGATAGAGCGGAAGGTCAGGTGGGCGCTTGAACTCGTGGGTCTGGAAGGCTTTGAAAACCGCTATCCGGAACAGCTGAGCGGTGGACAGCAGCAGAGGGTGGCCCTCGCAAGGGCCCTTGTTGTGGAGCCCGAAGTCCTTCTCCTCGACGAGCCCCTCAGCAACCTCGACGCCAAGATAAGGGAGCGCCTCCGCGCTGAGATACGGCGCATTCAGCGGGAGCTCGGCATAACGACGATATACGTTACCCACGACCAGGAGGAGATGGCAGTGAGCGACAGGATTGCCGTCATGAACGTCGGCAGGGTTGAGCAGATAGGTGAGCCCCTGGAGCTTTACTACCACCCAAAGACGGAGTTCGTGGCCAGGTTCCTTGGAATAAGCAACATACTGGAGCTCGATGCGGAGAACGGTGTGGCAAGGCTGGGGGGCATTGAATTCAACGTTGGGGTTGATGGGAAGGTCAGGGTGTTCTTCAGGCCGGAGAGCGTCCTCGTGACTCCCGGTGGTGATGCCCGTGTTACGGGATATGAGCTCCTTCCGGGGCGGATTAGGCTTTACCTCGACGTTGAAGGTCACACAATCATAGCGGAGCGCCCACTTCCGGATTTGCCCTTTGAGCCTCACAGCGTCCCTCATAAGGTAGGCCTTGTGGTAAGGTCTTTCTCACTCCTCACTTTATAA
- a CDS encoding ABC transporter permease: MRFKVSYLAFTLPLAFLFVFFYLPMVDIMRLGLWENGPTLKFLSAVLGNSYHRWVIGFTIGQALASTALTLLIGLPGAYIFARYDFPGKRAIRALLTVPFVMPSIMVTLGFLLLFGRDGFIAGIIGRDPGIVYTWKAILLAHAFYNFPIVVRMVSSLWERVNPHYEEMAKTLGARGFRLFWKVTLPLISPAIFASAMLTFIFCFLSFSIPLVLGGYRYVTIEVDIFSTVMTLLDFRTGSALAVIQITLSALFMYIYLRSLDAYSKREEQKVLQTPAKLGLRDLLSLKGLGIVLYSLLVLVFIVAPLLAVVYDSLLFNGHLSLENYRRVFSPEYNPMFGISTFGAVRNSILFGFTTVVVSTLIALPLAYLLNRWDFKGKRLLDVLVMLPLASSPVTVALGYIMVFQSTPLYYTFWIIAIAHSIIAYPFVFRSLSTGLGKIKRNLREAALALGANEWKAFVKVELPLAVGSFIVGAIFAFAMSIAELGATYMLAPPEYTTMSLAVYKFIGSRQFGSASALSVILMAVSVIGFLMIEKVGEDVW; the protein is encoded by the coding sequence ATGAGGTTTAAGGTCAGCTACCTCGCTTTCACCCTCCCACTGGCGTTCCTGTTCGTTTTCTTCTACCTGCCTATGGTGGATATCATGAGGCTCGGCCTGTGGGAAAACGGCCCGACCCTGAAGTTTCTTTCTGCCGTCTTGGGAAACTCTTACCACCGCTGGGTCATAGGGTTTACGATAGGCCAGGCCCTCGCCTCGACGGCCCTGACGCTCCTCATAGGGCTCCCCGGGGCGTATATTTTTGCCCGCTATGATTTTCCAGGGAAGAGGGCAATCAGAGCCCTTCTGACCGTCCCGTTCGTCATGCCGAGCATAATGGTGACCCTTGGTTTCCTCCTGCTGTTCGGCAGGGACGGGTTCATAGCCGGCATAATCGGGCGTGACCCCGGCATAGTCTACACCTGGAAGGCCATACTGCTTGCCCATGCCTTTTACAACTTCCCCATCGTTGTCAGAATGGTCTCGTCCCTCTGGGAGAGGGTCAATCCTCACTACGAGGAGATGGCCAAGACCCTCGGTGCGAGGGGCTTCAGGCTCTTCTGGAAGGTCACCCTGCCCCTGATATCGCCTGCCATTTTTGCTTCCGCGATGCTGACCTTTATATTCTGCTTCCTGAGCTTCTCAATCCCGCTCGTCCTTGGGGGATACAGATACGTTACAATAGAGGTTGATATCTTCTCGACCGTCATGACGCTCCTTGACTTCAGGACGGGCTCGGCGCTGGCGGTCATACAGATAACCCTTAGTGCGCTCTTCATGTACATCTACCTCCGCTCTCTCGATGCCTATTCAAAGAGGGAAGAGCAGAAAGTGCTCCAGACGCCGGCGAAGCTTGGACTCCGCGACCTTTTGAGCCTCAAGGGGCTCGGAATAGTCCTCTACTCCCTCCTCGTGCTCGTCTTTATAGTTGCGCCCCTCCTTGCTGTGGTCTACGACTCCCTTCTCTTCAACGGCCACCTCAGCCTTGAGAACTACAGGAGGGTCTTCTCACCCGAATACAACCCCATGTTCGGCATCTCGACGTTTGGGGCGGTTCGGAACTCAATCCTCTTTGGCTTCACGACGGTCGTGGTCTCGACGCTCATAGCACTCCCCCTCGCGTACCTCCTCAACCGCTGGGACTTTAAGGGCAAGAGACTCCTCGACGTCCTCGTCATGCTCCCCCTGGCTAGCTCCCCTGTTACGGTGGCCTTGGGGTACATCATGGTATTCCAGTCCACACCCCTCTACTACACGTTCTGGATTATCGCCATAGCGCACTCCATCATAGCGTATCCGTTTGTCTTCCGCTCCCTCTCCACAGGGCTCGGCAAGATAAAGCGGAACCTCCGCGAGGCCGCGCTGGCGCTGGGGGCAAACGAGTGGAAGGCGTTTGTGAAGGTCGAACTGCCCCTCGCGGTCGGTAGCTTCATAGTCGGGGCGATATTCGCCTTTGCGATGAGCATAGCCGAGCTCGGTGCGACCTATATGCTCGCCCCGCCAGAGTACACGACCATGAGCCTGGCCGTCTACAAGTTTATCGGGTCGAGGCAGTTCGGTAGTGCGTCTGCCCTCTCCGTAATTTTGATGGCTGTCTCGGTTATAGGATTCCTAATGATAGAAAAGGTCGGTGAGGACGTATGGTGA
- a CDS encoding B12-binding domain-containing radical SAM protein codes for MTRIVLTTDETLTSTYHDVPLLDFLGCAPYDKLPKWVFRLLDTQLPDENGVLTQAPYGLRKVEAALLRDGFRRDEVVVAHPRRIEKFIGRDTTVVALYEMDPLGLGPVSMMFTNGGKWTNYTKVKFRELVERINRIRDAKGLDFKLVVGGPGAWQVDFRREEREKLRIDHVVIGEVDHVAGDLFRDIESGSADETIFIKGWPRVEQIPTIVAPSYKGLIEVMRGCGRGCRFCEPNLRVARYIPLENIEAEIRLNVKAGIDHAWLHSEDIFLYKVEDKRNFYPNAEAVVELFEMARRYTRNVNPTHGAVAGALANPGMIERISEIVEAGPNHWIGIQVGFETASPRLIGKYMNNKMKPFSPEEWPWVLLNGTYVLNKNYWFPAYTTILGLPGDTDEDEIMTAQLIITMEEELKAKLGNRAHFTVTPLAFIPMGLLRDQEFYRIDEMITYGQFLHLYYAWKHMMDEVIRGLPMVMKGNPFLIPFYPLARIGTRVVLRQIEKWGRSKGYEVKPLEPLEVRIEVEEHRWHGQPSLVEAY; via the coding sequence ATGACTCGAATCGTGCTGACGACCGACGAAACGCTGACGAGCACGTACCACGACGTCCCCCTGCTGGACTTCCTGGGCTGTGCACCCTACGACAAGCTTCCAAAGTGGGTCTTCAGGCTCCTTGACACCCAGCTTCCAGACGAGAACGGCGTTTTAACGCAGGCTCCCTACGGTCTCAGGAAGGTCGAGGCGGCACTCCTCAGAGACGGCTTTAGGCGGGACGAAGTTGTCGTCGCCCACCCGCGCAGGATAGAGAAGTTCATCGGCAGGGACACAACCGTTGTGGCCCTATACGAGATGGACCCCCTCGGACTCGGCCCCGTGAGCATGATGTTCACGAACGGCGGGAAATGGACGAACTACACCAAGGTCAAGTTCAGGGAGCTCGTCGAGAGGATAAACCGCATCAGGGACGCGAAGGGGCTGGACTTCAAGCTCGTCGTCGGAGGCCCGGGAGCCTGGCAGGTGGACTTCAGAAGGGAAGAGCGGGAAAAGCTCAGGATTGACCACGTCGTTATAGGCGAGGTCGACCACGTTGCCGGCGACCTCTTCAGGGACATCGAATCCGGGAGCGCCGACGAAACGATATTCATAAAGGGCTGGCCGAGGGTCGAGCAGATTCCCACTATAGTTGCCCCCTCGTACAAGGGCCTCATCGAGGTCATGCGCGGCTGCGGAAGGGGCTGCCGCTTCTGCGAGCCGAACCTGAGGGTGGCCCGCTACATACCCCTTGAAAACATCGAGGCCGAGATAAGGCTCAACGTAAAAGCGGGCATAGACCACGCATGGCTCCACAGCGAGGACATCTTCCTCTACAAGGTCGAGGACAAGAGGAACTTCTATCCGAACGCCGAAGCTGTTGTAGAGCTCTTCGAGATGGCCAGGAGATACACAAGGAACGTCAACCCGACCCACGGCGCGGTGGCAGGCGCTTTAGCGAACCCGGGGATGATAGAACGCATATCAGAAATAGTCGAGGCAGGGCCGAACCACTGGATTGGCATACAGGTGGGCTTTGAGACGGCCTCGCCGAGGCTCATTGGAAAGTACATGAACAACAAGATGAAGCCATTCTCACCCGAGGAGTGGCCCTGGGTTCTGCTCAACGGAACCTACGTCCTTAACAAGAACTACTGGTTCCCGGCCTACACGACGATATTGGGCCTTCCTGGAGACACCGATGAGGACGAGATAATGACTGCCCAGCTGATAATCACGATGGAGGAGGAGCTCAAGGCGAAGCTCGGCAACAGAGCGCACTTTACCGTGACCCCGCTGGCCTTCATTCCAATGGGGCTCCTCAGAGACCAGGAGTTCTACCGCATAGACGAGATGATAACCTACGGACAGTTCCTGCACCTGTACTACGCATGGAAACACATGATGGACGAGGTAATACGCGGGCTACCGATGGTCATGAAGGGCAACCCGTTCCTGATTCCGTTCTACCCGCTCGCCCGCATCGGGACGAGGGTCGTGCTGAGGCAGATAGAGAAGTGGGGCAGGAGTAAGGGATACGAGGTAAAGCCCCTCGAACCCCTGGAGGTCCGCATCGAGGTTGAGGAGCACAGGTGGCACGGCCAGCCGAGCCTTGTCGAGGCCTACTGA